From Gossypium raimondii isolate GPD5lz chromosome 11, ASM2569854v1, whole genome shotgun sequence:
GTCACTAAAAGATGCAACAACAGGCATGATTGGATTGTACGGGATGGCTGGTGTGGGCAAAACATCGCTGGTCAAAGAAGTCGAGAGACAACTCCATGAGGTTAAGTTATTCGATTCAGTCGTCAGGGCAATTGTATCTCGAAGTCCTGACATTAAGGAAATCCAAGACCAAATAGCATACTCATTGGGTTTGAAGCTTGAAGAAAACAGTCCGGTTGTAAGAGCCCGTAGATTGTGTGAAAGATTAAGGAAGGAGAAAAATGTTCTTATTATTTTGGATGATCTTTGGAAGAAACTGGATCTAGAGGAAGTCGGAATTCCATTTGGAAGTCGACACAAAGGATGCAAAATACTGTTGACCTCAAGAGATCAAAATGTTCTAAGCAATGGGATGGATGCTACAAAGACCTTTGCACTCGGTGATTTAGAAAACGAAGAAGCTTGGGAGTTCTTTAGGAAGACTGCCGGGGACAGTTTTGAAAGTGACGAGCAGCTGCGATCTACAGCAATTAAGGTAGCCGAGAAATGTGCAAGATTACCACTCGCCCTTGCAACAGTTGCAAGGGCATTAcgaaataaaagtttatttgtTTGGAGGGATGCTTTACAACAACTACAGAGGCCTTACTTGGAAAAAAGCTCCAATGAGATATCTGCTGAGGTACATTCGGCTATTGAGTTGAGTATCAATCATTTATCGAGTGAAGACCTCAAGCAGATTTTCCTGCTTTGCAGTTTACTGCGTCGTGACACTAGGATTGACAACTTGTTGAGATATGCTCATGGTTTGGGTCTAATTAAAGGAGTCAACACCATGAAAGCAGCACGAGATAGGCTGTTAAAAATGCTGAGTACCCTCAAAGAATCTTGTCTGTTGCTTGATAGTAAAAGTGCCAATGAGGAGTACTTTGATGTGCATGATCTTATTATATTGTAGCCAAATCAATGGCTTCAAAGGACAATCAAGTGCTTGCTTTAACAGAGGAGGATAATGATGAGGATGAGGATGCTGTAACAGATTGGCCAAATGGAGAGTCAATGAAAGAGTGCAACAAGATTATTTTGCAGCATCCTAGTATCAACAAGCTTCCTGACCAGTTGAATTGTCCacagctttttcttttctttttattaagcAAGGATCTCTCCTTGACTTTACCGGATAACTTCTTCAAGGAAGCAAAAAGTCTTCAAGTCTTAGATTTGACTCGCAtgcatttttcttctttacCTTCATCAATTGGTCTCCTAACTAGCCTCAGTACATTGTGCCTAGATTGCTGCAATTTGGGAGATAACCTAACCATTATTGGAGCTCTCAAGAGCTTAAATGTGCTTAGCCTTGCTGGATCTGatatcaaaattgtacccaagGAAATTGGGCAGTTGTTGAAGCTAAAGTTGTTAGATGTAAGTGGTTGTActaaactcaaaacaatttcaGCTGACGTGTTGCCAAGTTTGTCAAAATTAGAAGAATTATATATGGGTGGCACTTCTATTCAATGGGGACAACCCAATGCTAGTCTTGCTGAACTGAACACACTCTCTCATTTGTCCACTTTAGAAGTTCAAATTCCGGACGCCAAGGCTGCCCCAGAGGACTTCTTTCAAAAGTTGCAAAAGTTGGAAAGATACAAGATTTTCATAGGAAAGGAATGGGAGCGGTTTGGCAACTCTCAATATTCAAGAACCTTAAAACTCAGGCTAAACAAAAGCATTGATGATTTGGATCATGGAATTAAGAAGTTGGTAAAGAGAACTCAATATTTAGAATTGGATGAATTGAAAGGTGTAAAGATTGCACTGAAGGATTTAATAGATGAGGAAAGGTTATCACATTTGCAGAATCTGCATATCCAAAATGGTTTGGATATTGAATCTATCACTAATGATAGAAATGAATTTCCGGGATTGCAGTCCTTGACATTGCAGGGTCTTCCTCAACTCGTTAGCTTTTGCTCTCAAGACAAAATCGATGCTACCTCATTGCCTCAACGTGAATTGCCACTTTTCGGAGAAAAGGTATCTATAATTCAATATCTTTCAAggctttctttcctttttccgAATCATGCCGTATTGCTCGTGTTGTTGCTTAGTTAcgtggtattttttttttccctttttctgaTCATATGATGGGTTCTTCTGTCCCCAATACTCtcaacatattttatatttactagaaattttctattatatgaCACTTTTTTTTGATCGGCAGACTTTATTATTTGGTAATTGCAAAaatagaattatatatatatttacaatattGATTTGAAAGTAGAATTAACTATGTGTATGGTTGTAGATATCGTTCCCTTTCTTGGAGAAATTGCAGTTATCATCGCTTAATGTTACAAGGGTATGGCAGAACCAGTTGTCAAATGTATCTTTTTACACTCATGAGAAGTTAACCACATTGAAAATCGAGGGTTGTGGAAACATAAAATACCTGTTATCATTTTCTATGGCTAAATATCTAGTTCATCTCAAATATTTTGAGGTAACTAAGTGCAACTGCTTAGAGGAGATAATCCTTTGGGAGGATATAGAAGAAGAAACTCAGGTTGCCATGACTTTATCATTATTTCCTCAGTTAAAGTCCTTAGAGCTAAAGGATCTTCAGCATTTGCGTGGATTTTGCTTCAATTCTCAAAATAAAGTTATTGAATTTCCATTTATGAAGTCAATGACGATATACAACTGTCCAAACTTGGAGGGCTTCATATGTAGATATACAAGGGAAGGGAACCAACGAATCTCTAGTCAAGGTGATCTGTTTGACAATAAGGTGGGTTAATTCTTAAATTGTAGGTTTACTCATTTTCTCCTTGTTGGCTTTGGCTTTAATGTTATAATGGAAAGAATATTGaagagatgaaaaattaaagtaaaaagataGAAAACATTTATTCTTGGTTCCTAGAATGTGGTCGATACGAtagatgaaaaaattgaaagataaaggtaaatttcatttgtcattttttgGTACAGTTGAAAATGACTTTttgaaaatacatattttaagaCTATCAAACATttcacttatttattatttcaatttcgaATAATTTGTTTGTATGCATTAGAATAAAAAACGagcatttcttttattttttttcctcttaaatttttagaaatttatttattttctaatttcattatattgACATGAGTGCAGGTTGCATTTCCCAATTTGGAGAAAGTGATTATTTCCTTCTTGAGAAAGATGAAGATGATATGGCGGAACCCACTTCCACCAAATTCATTTCCCAAACTACAAGTATTGGTTGTTAACGGATGTGATGAGTTGTTAACCATTTTTCCATCTAATATGCTGATAACATTTCAAAGGTTGCACCGTCTATTCGTAGGGAATTGTGGTTCCTTACAACAAGTATTTGAAATCATGCATGAAGAAAACGAAACCGCTTTGCCTGCAACCGCTCAACTAAGAGAATTGCATCTTATTGAATTACCAAAGTTGAAATATATTTGGAAAAGTGATCCCAAAggaattttttcatttaaaaaaatctgtgCAATAACTGTTTGTGACTGTCAAAGTTTGAAGAATGTATTTCCAGCCTCAATAGCCAAAGACCTACCAAAACTTGGTTATCTTGCAATATCTCATTCTGGGGTGGAGGAGATTGTTTCCAAATTAGAGGAAGGATCAGATTCAGAAACAGCAGTCAATTTCGAGTTTGATCAACTATACGACCTTGTACTTTGGAGGCTACCAGAATTGAAATGTTTCTACCCGGGTAAGCATACTGCAAAGTGGCCACTGTTAAGCAAGTTGGAAGTAGTTGAGTGTGGGAAAATGAAGATATTGGGTACACATCTGAACACTAACAATGGACAACTTGACTCCCCAATCCATCCACCACTTTTCTTGGTTGAAAAGGTATGAACTGTAAAAACTAACTTTTTTTTACGCTAATTAACAAACAAAGGAAATTCTCTTAAATTCTAAATCATGaacctaaaccataaaccataaatccAACAATGAactctaaaatctaaaatcttagattaaactctaaaccatcaaattaatttactattattattgggttttttttattatttattgattagcacaaaaatttatgataattaaGGTTGAAATATTACTTAGAAAATTAATTACTGATGAAGAGAGTATTAAgaagtttttgaaaatatatgatGTTTCATTTATGTAACCGATGCTATTCTTAGTTTGAAGATGAACATATTGACTCCAAAATTGCTTTCTGATTGGTTTTCAGGTCATCCCTAAGCTACAACATTTGACATTAGATAGTGATTACATTGCAATGATAAGTGATGGTCAATTTTCAAGCAGCCCTTTCcatgaaataaaagtttttgaaGTGCATGGCCACGCtgcaaaatcaatttatttccGAATTTCTTTCCTTGAGAGATTCCACACTCTTGAAAGCCTTATTATCACTTATTGTGAAATAAAAGAGCTATTCTGTTCTGAAAGAGATACCGGTAATGAGGAGATGTATGCTGGGCGTTTGTCAACAATTAGAAACTTAAAATTGGTATCTCTTAATACTCTAAACAATTATTTATGGAAGCAAGATGTACAAGTGGACCACATTCTACCCAAACTTGAGACTCTTGAAGTTCACGATTGTGATAATTTGATCTGCTTAGGATCATCCTCAGCATCATTTCAAAATCTCACCACATTGGATGTGTGGAATTGCGAAGCAATGAAATACTTGGATACATGTTTAGCAGTCCAAGGTATGGCCCAACTTAAGAAGTTGAGGGTTAGAGACTGCATTTCAATGAAGGAAATAGTTGCAACTGAGGGAGGTGAAGCAACTTGTGACATTATTTTCAGCAGGCTGAGAAGTTTGGAACTTGTGAATCTACCGCGACTTAAGAGCTTTTGTTCTGGCAGCCACACATTAAGATTCCCATGTTTACAGGAATTAATTGTAAGTGGTTGCCCTGAATTGGAGATATTTTGTAAGGGAGTTTTAAGTAATCCACCATTATTGCAAAAAGTAGTATGTGGAAAAGATAATGGACATTGGTGTAGTGACCTTAACAACACCATCCaagaaatttattcaataaaggTACTATTGTATATTCCATAATGTCATTCTTTCTTTCATATGGTTTGGGTTGGCTTCGTTCTAACCTTTATGAATTTTAATCCTTGTTTCTTTGCTGGATTTTGTAGGCTGGGTTCCAAGCTATCGAGTATTTAGTCCTCTCTGATTTTTCCAGGTCAATTGAAATATGGAAGGAGAACGTTCATGGAAGTTTAGATTTCAAGAACCTTAAGGTTTTAGAAGTTTATGAGTGTAATACCATGATATACATATTTAACGTATCCATGGCTTTAGATCTTGTGCAACTACAAGACATAAAAGTGAAACAATGCCCTATGATGGAGCAGATTATCAAAGGAGCAGAGGAAACTGAAATGGATATACTCTTGTTACCCGAGCTtcgggagataagacttgagtCATGTTCAAGGTTGACAAGTTTTTTTATGGGAAGTAGTACCCTGGAATGTCCATCTTTATTAAAAATCGCAGTCAATGATTGCCCAAAGATGTATGCAATGGCATCTACAAGGGAGCAAGAGGATATAGAGATACTTGGCAGAGAAAAGACACCCTTTTTCAATCATAAGGTTAGTCTCTTCTCTTTTGTTTAgtgttttaactttttaatttatttgggtgaaaacttaaattaaataatagaataagaAAGTAGGGTACAAATTTTCTACGGATAGAAACTAAAAATGTCGTATGTTAAagattgttcaaattcaatgttATAACTAATAGTGTAAGAGTATGTTATGACAATGccaaaatgtaataaataatagtttttaatgataattcaaatgtaataaaattaattccgtaatcttgagaaaaaaatagaaaaaagaagtctgaccattaattaaataattgtttttaatgataattcaaattgttttgttttgataacAAATGCTTTAGCATTAATCAATGAGTGTATGTATTTATCATCACAAGCATGCATAATTCATGCAATGAGGATTTTGTCTGCAGGTTTTGTGTGCCCACTTGAAGTACTTGAAGCTATCATCAACTAAGATCAAAAAATTATGGCCTGATAAACCAGACAGGGCTATATCCTCTAATGTGCTTAACTTACAATTCTTATTTGTGAAGCGTTGCCACAATTTGGAATATCTATTCCCATCCTTTTTAGTCAAAAATTTTGAGCGGCTCCTTCTACTTAGCCTTCACAATTGCGAGAACATGGAAGAAATAATCTTTACAGATGGATTAGCAGCCACAGCAGAAGATGGGATACCTCAGATTTACTTGTTCACAAAGCTATATTTCCTGATTCTCGATGGGCTTCCAAAACTAAGGACATTCTGCCATCAAGAAAACTCAGAGACCAATACTCTCTTCAACCAAAAGGTGatattcttcttttatttttttgtagtaattttacttttcatatcCATGTAGAATTCTAACTTGTTTTCCTCATTAACAACTTAAATAATTCTCGCAGGTTGCGTTTCCTAGCTTGTGCCGTTTGATAATTGCAGGCATGGGAAAGTGTAGAAAGATATGGCATGATAAACTCACTAAGGATTCATTTCATGAATTAACCATTCTTGCGGTGAAACAGTGTGACAAACTTTCAAATGTTTTACCATTTGATATGGTGGAAAGACTTGAAAAACTAGAAGCTCTGGAAATATCGGAATGTGAGTCGGTAGAAGAAATAATTGGACTCGCTGACGATCGTGGACTCAACTCAAATGAATCAATTGAGCTCAAATCAACTACCAAGTTTCTGTTTCCTAAAATAAGACAGCTGATACTTCATAAGCTACCCAAATTGAAGGGTTTGTACTCCAAGGTGCATACTACAGATTGGCCATTGTTAAAACAATTGGAGGTGTGTGAATGCAGCAAGGTGGAGACATTCGCTGGGGAGTATATCAACTTTagagaaacacaagaagagaACCACTCCGTTATCCCTGTTCAACAACCCCTATTTTGGGTCACTAAGGTAAGATCTcataaaagaaactaaataaaAGGTCAATCTAAACAgatttgcatattttatcaatcactttggaagatttgcttttatttaacatatatatggTTCTTAATTTCTCAGGAAACATTCCCCAATTTAGAAGAATTGGTTTTGGCTCGGAATGGCAATATGAAGGTATGGCATGGACATGGAGCAGACCCGAAACAATATTGTCCCAAACTAAGAAAGTTTGATTGTCCCGAAACATGAATTACTATCTCAGATTGTTTCATTTAGTCATTACCAAATCTTGAATACCTTTCTTTTGGCAAAGGGCTACCTTCAATGAATTATTTCCATGTGAAGGAGTAAGAGATGAAAACGAACGTGCAGGAACACTTGCTTGCTTGAAGGAGTTAAGGTTGTATTATCTTCCTGAGTTGACACATATCTAGAAGAGCAAACTATCACTTGCAGAAGTTTTCTACAAGTGTTGGGATGCggaaaattaaagaatttagtGCCATCTTTTTTGTCATTCAAGCATTTGACAACTGTAGAGGCATCAAAATGCCATGGATTCAGAAATTTAGTAGCTTTCACAATAGCTAAAAGCATGGTGTAACTCACAAGAATGAGTGTTACTGATTGCCAAAAGTTAGAAGAAACCATAGCTTTTCTACACTGATGAAGTCATGGATGGCATCGTTTTCTCCCAACTCAAGTCTTTAGAACTTGGTAGTCTTTCAAGGCTCTGCTCAGAGAATTATACCTCAGCATTCTCCACTTTGACATCGGAAGCCGCTTGTTAACAGTTTTGAGATGAGATTCCAAGtctttttgagtaaaaataagcTTAATTGGTTTTGCTGATGTTGTGAATATAATTAGATATGTAGTGTTAGTTTACTTCTTCCCCTAGTTAAACACTTGTAACTAgtaaatatgtatgatattctTACGTGTAAACTGATAAGTGGTTCCCTCAAATACTCCTTTTGTCACAATTGAATTAGTGAGTCATACTTGTACTTAATTGAGAACGAACATTGTGAAGGGTTGAGAAAATGATTTAAGAGGACAAATGCCAATCTTATGATCACTAGTGGCACTGGCATTATTTTCTTAGGATAGAAAGAAACAACTCAGAGATTCGCTTTCCAACTCTTTCCATTGAAAGGTAATGtcccatttttgttttcttgtatCATTGCTTTCTTTCATGTCTtttttattgttcatttttgttaaatatttgattccCTATTCTTGTTGTACTACTTGTTTTTCTCTAGCAAACTAACCTTGCTTAGAGGAACAGAGCATCACGGGTGTGGGAAACTGGAGAAAGATATGGCACAACCAGTCAACTAACTTTGTGAGTCTATATCTTACATATGTGTTTGATTGAAGGGGGAAAAACATAACTTTGGAATacctttttccattttaatattaggggatgaatgatgaaattacagCGGATGCAAATAATAAACATGCCAACAATTTACATGCAGCGACAATCACTCAATCCATTGCTATTCATATGGAAGAGTTTCAGCTCAAGGATACAAACTACAGAAAGGCCAATATTGAAGGAAAAGTGGAGATATTTGCTTTAGAAAAGTATGAGTTTCAAAGAATCACAGAAATGATTTTGTGTTGCATGAGTGTTAAAAATATCATGCTTTTAGTTTTGAGCTTAAGCATAAAATGTAGTTTAATGGCAGAAATTGATTATTTCACTTATCATTTTGGCACAGTCGCTTTATAAAGAGTTATGGGAGATGCCCCTTTCATTGCGAGTTCAAATGCTGTCTACTAGCTGCTGCTCAGTTGCAGCCATATT
This genomic window contains:
- the LOC128034594 gene encoding probable disease resistance protein At1g61190, which encodes MDAIGTGAAANVSSEAAKGIFHQVKRYIRYVIFYQKIVDKFEQKHRTLIAKRTSVQQAVDVAERNGEKIKADVPDWRHRVDEVITEKEKKVKDLEVKAKTKCFFGLCPNIKSRYQLSRKAEEAAATFDELIKDCQFERVGYPDVPVPIVHPDFEAFKSREEVFDDIMESLKDATTGMIGLYGMAGVGKTSLVKEVERQLHEVKLFDSVVRAIVSRSPDIKEIQDQIAYSLGLKLEENSPVVRARRLCERLRKEKNVLIILDDLWKKLDLEEVGIPFGSRHKGCKILLTSRDQNVLSNGMDATKTFALGDLENEEAWEFFRKTAGDSFESDEQLRSTAIKVAEKCARLPLALATVARALRNKSLFVWRDALQQLQRPYLEKSSNEISAEVHSAIELSINHLSSEDLKQIFLLCSLLRRDTRIDNLLRYAHGLGLIKGVNTMKAARDRLLKMLSTLKESCLLLDSKSANEEYFDVHDLIIL
- the LOC105804777 gene encoding uncharacterized protein LOC105804777, coding for MASKDNQVLALTEEDNDEDEDAVTDWPNGESMKECNKIILQHPSINKLPDQLNCPQLFLFFLLSKDLSLTLPDNFFKEAKSLQVLDLTRMHFSSLPSSIGLLTSLSTLCLDCCNLGDNLTIIGALKSLNVLSLAGSDIKIVPKEIGQLLKLKLLDVSGCTKLKTISADVLPSLSKLEELYMGGTSIQWGQPNASLAELNTLSHLSTLEVQIPDAKAAPEDFFQKLQKLERYKIFIGKEWERFGNSQYSRTLKLRLNKSIDDLDHGIKKLVKRTQYLELDELKGVKIALKDLIDEERLSHLQNLHIQNGLDIESITNDRNEFPGLQSLTLQGLPQLVSFCSQDKIDATSLPQRELPLFGEKISFPFLEKLQLSSLNVTRVWQNQLSNVSFYTHEKLTTLKIEGCGNIKYLLSFSMAKYLVHLKYFEVTKCNCLEEIILWEDIEEETQVAMTLSLFPQLKSLELKDLQHLRGFCFNSQNKVIEFPFMKSMTIYNCPNLEGFICRYTREGNQRISSQGDLFDNKVAFPNLEKVIISFLRKMKMIWRNPLPPNSFPKLQVLVVNGCDELLTIFPSNMLITFQRLHRLFVGNCGSLQQVFEIMHEENETALPATAQLRELHLIELPKLKYIWKSDPKGIFSFKKICAITVCDCQSLKNVFPASIAKDLPKLGYLAISHSGVEEIVSKLEEGSDSETAVNFEFDQLYDLVLWRLPELKCFYPGKHTAKWPLLSKLEVVECGKMKILGTHLNTNNGQLDSPIHPPLFLVEKVIPKLQHLTLDSDYIAMISDGQFSSSPFHEIKVFEVHGHAAKSIYFRISFLERFHTLESLIITYCEIKELFCSERDTGNEEMYAGRLSTIRNLKLVSLNTLNNYLWKQDVQVDHILPKLETLEVHDCDNLICLGSSSASFQNLTTLDVWNCEAMKYLDTCLAVQGMAQLKKLRVRDCISMKEIVATEGGEATCDIIFSRLRSLELVNLPRLKSFCSGSHTLRFPCLQELIVSGCPELEIFCKGVLSNPPLLQKVVCGKDNGHWCSDLNNTIQEIYSIKAGFQAIEYLVLSDFSRSIEIWKENVHGSLDFKNLKVLEVYECNTMIYIFNVSMALDLVQLQDIKVKQCPMMEQIIKGAEETEMDILLLPELREIRLESCSRLTSFFMGSSTLECPSLLKIAVNDCPKMYAMASTREQEDIEILGREKTPFFNHKVLCAHLKYLKLSSTKIKKLWPDKPDRAISSNVLNLQFLFVKRCHNLEYLFPSFLVKNFERLLLLSLHNCENMEEIIFTDGLAATAEDGIPQIYLFTKLYFLILDGLPKLRTFCHQENSETNTLFNQKVAFPSLCRLIIAGMGKCRKIWHDKLTKDSFHELTILAVKQCDKLSNVLPFDMVERLEKLEALEISECESVEEIIGLADDRGLNSNESIELKSTTKFLFPKIRQLILHKLPKLKGLYSKVHTTDWPLLKQLEVCECSKVETFAGEYINFRETQEENHSVIPVQQPLFWVTKETFPNLEELVLARNGNMKVWHGHGADPKQYCPKLRKFDCPET